From Mesoaciditoga lauensis cd-1655R = DSM 25116, a single genomic window includes:
- a CDS encoding DUF1659 domain-containing protein yields MMAAGDAVTELGKKESLMIYLNTGQVDQNGKPILTRVTVNGVNPSAQEQAKYDFAYALAGLTSKSVEGINVRTTTELGPIG; encoded by the coding sequence ATGATGGCTGCTGGAGATGCCGTGACGGAATTGGGAAAGAAAGAATCTCTGATGATCTATCTCAACACGGGGCAAGTAGATCAAAATGGAAAGCCTATCTTAACGAGAGTAACTGTAAACGGAGTAAATCCATCCGCGCAGGAACAGGCAAAATATGACTTCGCTTACGCTTTGGCGGGATTGACTTCCAAAAGTGTGGAAGGGATTAACGTTAGAACCACAACTGAACTTGGACCTATAGGCTGA
- a CDS encoding DUF2922 domain-containing protein: MAVTTTKYLSMKFVASSDGSSKIIRLADPRDDLTATDVQNFMSSVLSSNLLYTSKGALCDQVDSANIIDRSNNELFNLI, encoded by the coding sequence ATGGCAGTAACGACGACTAAATACTTAAGCATGAAATTCGTTGCCTCATCTGATGGTTCTTCGAAGATCATAAGGCTCGCCGATCCAAGGGACGATCTTACAGCGACTGATGTTCAAAATTTCATGAGCTCAGTTCTCTCTTCGAATTTGCTTTACACTTCAAAAGGCGCTCTTTGCGATCAGGTGGACTCCGCTAACATCATAGACAGAAGTAACAACGAACTGTTCAACCTCATTTAA
- a CDS encoding helix-turn-helix domain-containing protein has protein sequence MKTSGKKTKSKTNELEQIFYKLKKKYAYSVCPSEREDLEQTIWYLMLLAMKKYDPKRGTLQNFAYYFADQKLKDHFWRRVNLPETKGSFTLLHLKAALVEDDEALPDKRMKKSIDLPYFLRLKAEGYNLSEIASKMNISYGTARRRWKKYVEKIKKSQVI, from the coding sequence ATGAAAACTTCTGGAAAAAAGACAAAGAGTAAGACCAACGAATTGGAGCAAATTTTCTACAAATTGAAAAAGAAATACGCCTATTCCGTATGTCCCAGCGAAAGGGAAGATTTAGAGCAGACAATATGGTATCTGATGTTATTGGCAATGAAAAAATACGATCCTAAGCGTGGAACGCTTCAAAATTTTGCTTATTATTTCGCAGACCAAAAGCTAAAAGATCATTTTTGGCGAAGGGTTAACCTTCCGGAAACCAAAGGAAGCTTCACGCTTCTTCATTTAAAAGCCGCGTTGGTAGAAGACGATGAGGCATTACCGGACAAACGCATGAAAAAATCCATCGATCTCCCGTATTTCCTAAGACTGAAAGCCGAAGGATACAATCTTTCAGAAATAGCGTCAAAGATGAACATTTCATATGGAACGGCAAGAAGACGATGGAAAAAATACGTGGAGAAAATCAAAAAAAGCCAGGTCATTTGA
- a CDS encoding class I fructose-bisphosphate aldolase → MNIKEFRISKLLNSKSGKSVVIPIDHGLVMGNITGLSNPIETLKKLIELKIDATLMSPGLAKITLELFASKDAPARILTMDIPLMSTIPGETGEVIGHETISTVEFAIKYGFDSVKVLLPWGEKENVQMESIRVVSRLATECDKWQLPLMVEPVLWGNAVPKEKKKDPTLIEHAARMALELGADILKIPYTGNQQEFKDLINSLRVPIFILGGPKMNEVIDTLKVAEESVRAGAKGVVFGRNVWQNSQMEMIIKSLQMIVHDDMDANEVIKSQIK, encoded by the coding sequence ATGAATATCAAAGAATTTAGAATATCAAAACTTTTAAATTCGAAAAGCGGGAAATCTGTTGTTATACCGATAGATCATGGTCTTGTTATGGGAAATATTACTGGGCTTTCAAATCCTATTGAAACTTTAAAAAAATTGATAGAATTAAAAATTGATGCTACGCTCATGAGTCCAGGGTTGGCAAAAATCACGCTTGAGCTTTTTGCATCAAAAGATGCGCCCGCTAGAATTCTCACTATGGATATTCCGTTGATGTCTACCATCCCTGGAGAAACCGGAGAAGTGATTGGACATGAAACAATTTCAACGGTTGAGTTTGCAATTAAATATGGATTTGACTCGGTCAAAGTACTTCTTCCATGGGGAGAAAAAGAGAACGTTCAAATGGAGAGTATCAGAGTTGTGAGCCGCCTTGCAACAGAATGTGATAAATGGCAATTACCTTTAATGGTTGAACCCGTTCTTTGGGGGAATGCTGTACCGAAAGAAAAAAAGAAAGATCCAACGCTGATAGAGCACGCAGCCAGAATGGCATTGGAATTGGGAGCGGATATATTAAAAATTCCATATACTGGAAATCAGCAAGAATTCAAGGATCTTATAAACTCATTAAGAGTTCCTATTTTCATTTTAGGGGGACCTAAGATGAATGAAGTCATCGATACCTTGAAAGTTGCTGAAGAATCAGTTCGCGCAGGAGCAAAAGGAGTCGTGTTTGGAAGAAATGTTTGGCAAAATTCCCAAATGGAGATGATAATTAAATCCCTTCAAATGATAGTTCATGATGATATGGATGCAAATGAAGTGATAAAAAGCCAGATCAAATGA
- a CDS encoding D-lyxose/D-mannose family sugar isomerase — protein MITKEKYEIARKKALEYFEKAHIVLTEEEKKNIEIADFGLNQLEKIGLQIVTYVNTDRYCAKEMVLFPNQTCPEHKHPDHDGQKGKEETFRCRYGRVYLFVEGKKNERHVEPPSKEYFTAFHEIVLEPGEQYTIPPNTLHWFKAGKEGAVVSEFSSHSDDASDLFTDPRIKRIPEIEGKEEI, from the coding sequence ATGATTACCAAAGAAAAATATGAAATAGCAAGGAAGAAGGCTCTTGAATATTTTGAAAAAGCTCATATAGTTTTAACGGAAGAGGAAAAAAAGAACATCGAAATTGCAGATTTTGGACTTAACCAATTGGAGAAAATAGGGCTCCAAATTGTTACATACGTAAATACGGACAGGTATTGCGCAAAAGAAATGGTACTTTTTCCGAATCAAACGTGTCCAGAACATAAGCACCCTGACCATGATGGTCAAAAAGGGAAAGAGGAAACTTTTAGATGTAGATATGGAAGAGTCTATCTCTTCGTAGAAGGAAAGAAAAATGAAAGGCATGTGGAGCCGCCAAGCAAGGAGTACTTTACAGCCTTTCATGAAATAGTACTAGAACCTGGAGAACAGTATACGATCCCTCCAAATACTCTTCATTGGTTCAAGGCCGGTAAGGAAGGGGCTGTTGTTTCCGAATTTTCTTCGCACAGCGACGATGCCTCTGATCTTTTTACAGATCCAAGGATAAAGAGGATTCCGGAAATAGAGGGGAAAGAAGAGATATGA
- a CDS encoding carbohydrate kinase family protein — protein MRKIIVAGHLCLDIIPTWKNGKWEELLPGNLIITEGLKFSTGGCVSNTGISLKKLGMDPILIGKIGDDEIGKLITNIIESNGKNLSNHLVVGPNIHSSYTIVLSPPDADRSFLHYPGANDAFAANDIKFGDLKDSKIFHFGYPTLMKRMRENDGEELVRVFDEAHDFKMVTSMDITMPDPFSDSSVRDWQRLLKNVLPHTDIFFPSVRELFYMLDIELPFTVKKLRLASKKLIQWGTKMVVIKLGESGLYFRSGKLSDPLAKLIGERWSEKELLVPAFKVKVKGTTGAGDASIAGFLTGLVEEMGPLKTLAIASATGAFCVEEIDSISGIKPLSTVLERIERGWELITPQLKIDNWERGDYGVFIGSYD, from the coding sequence TCACAGAAGGATTAAAATTTTCCACCGGAGGTTGTGTTTCAAACACAGGAATATCTTTGAAAAAACTGGGGATGGATCCCATTCTAATAGGGAAAATTGGAGATGACGAGATAGGAAAACTGATTACGAATATAATAGAGTCTAACGGTAAAAATTTATCCAATCATCTTGTGGTAGGTCCTAATATTCATTCTTCTTACACAATTGTTTTAAGTCCTCCAGATGCTGATAGATCTTTTTTACACTATCCGGGAGCAAATGACGCTTTTGCCGCAAATGATATAAAATTTGGTGATTTAAAGGATTCAAAGATTTTTCATTTTGGATACCCCACCTTAATGAAGCGAATGCGCGAAAACGATGGTGAAGAGCTTGTAAGAGTTTTTGATGAAGCTCACGACTTTAAAATGGTAACAAGTATGGATATAACGATGCCAGATCCGTTTTCGGACTCCAGTGTAAGAGATTGGCAAAGGCTTTTGAAAAATGTTCTTCCCCATACTGACATCTTTTTCCCAAGTGTCAGAGAATTGTTTTACATGCTTGATATAGAACTCCCTTTCACGGTAAAAAAGCTGCGTTTGGCTTCAAAAAAATTAATTCAATGGGGAACAAAAATGGTAGTTATAAAATTGGGAGAAAGCGGGTTATATTTCCGATCCGGAAAACTCTCTGACCCTCTCGCTAAATTGATAGGAGAACGGTGGTCAGAAAAGGAATTGCTTGTTCCTGCATTCAAGGTAAAGGTGAAAGGAACCACGGGAGCAGGAGATGCTTCTATTGCAGGCTTTCTAACGGGGCTAGTTGAAGAAATGGGGCCTTTGAAAACGTTGGCTATTGCCTCAGCGACGGGAGCATTTTGTGTTGAAGAAATTGACTCAATAAGCGGTATAAAACCACTTTCAACAGTTCTTGAAAGAATTGAAAGAGGATGGGAATTAATAACGCCTCAATTGAAAATAGACAACTGGGAAAGAGGAGATTATGGGGTATTCATTGGTTCTTACGATTGA